The Urbifossiella limnaea genome has a window encoding:
- a CDS encoding acetolactate synthase → MSFGEADDGGAVLDDLTARGRDWPSVRQYNVFLANRMGALLDLVRRFELTDVKIVAMTIVETADCAIIRLVPSSSERAYEILTAAKLPFTESDLLVVKLPDNDQPLLTICKALLGAEINIHYAYPLLIGVGPMGNTALAMHVEDHEAAMNTLSNQGFTIYTENDLEG, encoded by the coding sequence ATGAGTTTCGGCGAGGCCGACGACGGCGGGGCGGTGCTGGACGACCTCACGGCGCGCGGCCGCGACTGGCCGAGCGTGCGGCAGTACAACGTGTTCCTCGCCAACCGCATGGGGGCGCTGCTCGACCTGGTCCGCCGGTTCGAGCTGACCGACGTGAAGATCGTGGCCATGACGATCGTGGAGACGGCCGACTGCGCCATCATCCGCCTCGTGCCGAGCAGCTCGGAGCGGGCCTACGAGATCCTGACGGCCGCGAAGCTGCCCTTCACCGAGAGCGACCTGCTGGTGGTGAAGCTGCCGGACAACGACCAGCCGCTGCTGACGATCTGCAAGGCGCTGCTCGGGGCCGAGATCAACATCCACTACGCGTACCCGCTGCTGATCGGCGTCGGCCCGATGGGGAACACCGCCCTGGCGATGCACGTCGAGGACCACGAGGCGGCGATGAACACGCTGTCGAACCAGGGGTTCACGATCTACACCGAGAACGACCTGGAGGGGTGA
- a CDS encoding acyl-CoA dehydrogenase family protein produces MSFDAAQLAADTEAFCQELRPHEELRYVERQFNDQLVPLAKKHNLLGINVRPEYGGRGADDASYFRALARIGREGTGVRTFFSGHLSIGAYPIQTWGSEALKHKYLPAAARGDVILAFGLTEPDAGSNPREMTTTYAPTADGYVLNGVKYLISNGGIADAVVVFAYPAGVSGGRISAFVVDTKAAGFTAESFAANAKMGMPTANTAMFALENVAVPRENLLGNEGDGFRVAMGSLVSGRLSVAAGCLGVIEDCLAEVIEYAKARVQHGKEIARHQLVQEHVARIELARAATEALVERAVVAKGTAGGDLLAAEAKWFASNAAWDAADRAVQVFGGKGWSTLYRPGRHLTDVRVCRIYEGTDEILTLKVAAAVLGKEWEAFR; encoded by the coding sequence ATGTCGTTCGACGCCGCGCAGCTCGCCGCCGACACCGAAGCCTTCTGCCAGGAACTTCGCCCGCACGAGGAACTCCGCTACGTCGAGCGCCAGTTCAACGACCAGCTCGTCCCGCTGGCGAAGAAGCACAACTTGCTCGGCATCAACGTCCGCCCCGAGTACGGCGGCCGCGGCGCGGACGACGCCTCGTACTTCCGCGCCCTCGCCCGCATCGGCCGCGAGGGCACCGGCGTCCGCACCTTTTTCTCCGGCCACCTCAGCATCGGCGCCTACCCCATCCAGACCTGGGGCTCCGAGGCGCTGAAGCACAAATACCTCCCGGCCGCGGCGCGGGGTGATGTCATCCTCGCGTTCGGCCTCACCGAGCCGGACGCCGGCAGCAACCCGCGCGAAATGACCACCACCTACGCCCCCACCGCCGACGGCTACGTCCTCAACGGCGTGAAGTACCTGATCTCGAACGGCGGCATCGCCGACGCCGTGGTCGTGTTCGCGTACCCCGCCGGCGTGTCGGGCGGCCGCATCAGCGCGTTCGTCGTGGACACGAAGGCCGCCGGCTTCACCGCCGAGTCGTTCGCGGCGAACGCCAAGATGGGGATGCCGACGGCGAACACGGCGATGTTCGCGCTGGAGAACGTCGCCGTGCCGCGCGAGAACCTGCTGGGCAACGAGGGCGACGGCTTCCGGGTGGCGATGGGCTCGCTGGTGAGCGGCCGACTGAGCGTCGCCGCGGGTTGCCTCGGCGTCATCGAGGACTGCCTGGCCGAGGTGATCGAGTACGCCAAGGCCCGCGTGCAGCACGGCAAGGAGATCGCGCGGCACCAGCTGGTGCAGGAGCACGTCGCGCGGATCGAGCTGGCGCGGGCGGCGACGGAGGCGCTGGTCGAACGCGCGGTGGTGGCGAAGGGCACGGCCGGCGGCGACCTGCTGGCGGCGGAGGCGAAGTGGTTCGCGTCGAACGCGGCGTGGGACGCGGCCGACCGGGCGGTGCAGGTGTTCGGCGGCAAGGGCTGGAGCACCCTCTACCGCCCCGGCCGGCACCTGACCGACGTGCGCGTCTGCCGCATCTACGAGGGGACCGACGAGATCCTGACGCTGAAGGTCGCCGCCGCCGTGCTCGGCAAGGAGTGGGAGGCGTTCCGATAA
- a CDS encoding NAD(P)/FAD-dependent oxidoreductase: MAKRVVVVGGGVVGAFAAYHLARGGWRVTVVDRGAFGRGCSHANCGYVCPSHVLPLAVPGAVGATLRTLFEKNSPLKVRPATVLANLGWFLGFARRCNERQMLATGTAIQALLAASRQQFADVIASEHLNVEWETKGLLFVFRSTGAFEHYAETDTLLRDRFATPARRLDAAELLALEPALLPGNAGGYLYEGDAHLRPDRLMSELRRVLVGLGVEVRENTPVSGFRVANGTATAVETATGDIAADAVVVATGAWTPQLNRALSAMVPILPGKGYSLTMPRPAVCPTYPLIFEEHRVAVTPFASGYRLGSTMEFAGYDETLNRARLGILTDAAKLYLRDPLAEPVQEEWWGWRPMTPDGLPVIDRAPVAGNVLIAAGHNMLGLSMAPATGRLVAELLAGGPTHVDPAPYRLAR, encoded by the coding sequence GTTCGCGGCGTACCACCTGGCCCGCGGCGGGTGGCGCGTCACAGTCGTGGACCGCGGCGCCTTCGGCCGCGGCTGTTCGCACGCCAACTGCGGCTACGTCTGCCCTAGCCACGTCCTGCCGCTCGCCGTGCCGGGGGCGGTCGGCGCCACCCTCCGCACGCTTTTCGAGAAGAATTCGCCGCTGAAGGTCCGCCCGGCGACGGTGCTGGCGAACCTCGGCTGGTTCCTCGGCTTCGCCCGCCGCTGTAATGAACGCCAGATGCTCGCCACGGGCACGGCGATTCAGGCGCTCCTCGCCGCGTCGCGGCAGCAGTTCGCGGACGTGATCGCGTCCGAACACCTGAACGTCGAGTGGGAGACGAAGGGGCTGCTGTTCGTGTTCCGCAGCACGGGCGCGTTCGAGCACTACGCCGAAACCGACACGCTGCTGCGCGACCGCTTCGCCACCCCCGCCCGCCGGCTAGACGCGGCCGAGTTGCTGGCCCTCGAACCCGCGCTGCTCCCCGGCAACGCCGGCGGCTACCTCTACGAGGGCGACGCGCATTTGCGACCGGATCGGCTGATGAGCGAGCTACGGCGCGTGCTCGTCGGCCTCGGTGTGGAGGTGCGCGAGAACACGCCTGTCAGCGGCTTCCGCGTGGCGAACGGTACCGCGACCGCCGTCGAAACCGCGACCGGCGACATCGCCGCGGATGCCGTTGTGGTGGCAACCGGGGCGTGGACGCCTCAGCTGAACCGCGCCCTCAGCGCGATGGTGCCGATCCTCCCCGGCAAAGGCTACTCGCTGACGATGCCGCGGCCGGCGGTGTGCCCGACGTACCCGCTCATCTTCGAGGAACACCGCGTCGCCGTGACGCCGTTCGCGTCCGGCTACCGCCTCGGCTCGACGATGGAGTTCGCCGGCTACGACGAGACGTTGAACCGCGCCCGCCTCGGCATCCTCACCGACGCCGCGAAGCTGTACCTCCGCGACCCGCTGGCCGAGCCGGTGCAGGAGGAGTGGTGGGGCTGGCGGCCGATGACGCCGGACGGCCTGCCGGTCATCGACCGCGCCCCCGTCGCGGGGAACGTACTGATCGCAGCGGGGCACAACATGCTTGGCCTGTCGATGGCCCCCGCGACGGGCCGGCTGGTGGCGGAGTTGCTTGCGGGTGGGCCGACGCACGTTGATCCGGCGCCGTACCGGCTGGCGCGCTGA